The Bacteroidales bacterium genome segment ACTACCGGATCAATGCTTTCTTGACCTTCGGTTCCGTAATACTTCTTTGTCTGTTGGTAGAGAAACCGCAAATCAATGGATTTATTCAGATTGCGGTAAAAATCATCGGTAGGAACCAAATTATCCAAACTCAATGAATAAAATAACTTAGGAGTAAAATCTTTCTTGTCTTGCATATCGTAACTGTTTGGTACAAAGATACAAAAAACAGATACAAGTACTGTTGAAAAATGCTTATCTTTGCAGTTGTGCAACAAGCACAAGCGGTTTGGCGTAATGCGGGGTGTCGCCCGCAGAAAATCCTTGCGGATTTTCACGCTGACTCACCCGCGCAAACAATTGCTACCCCGCACTTCGCCAAGCCGCCGGGCGTGTGTAGACAATTTTTAGAAATGACAGATAATAAACAATAGAATACAATGGGAAATTTTTTAGGTCGATTAATTATTTGTGTTGATGGAGGAGATAAGAGCTATATTCTTTGGAATGGAACGGAGGCATATTACCAAAAATTGCGAGAAGCATATTTAGATATTAAAAATGATAAGGATACAAAATATTTACATTTCGGTTTTTTCACTCTTTGCGCTAGTACTTTGGAATTTTCGCTAAATTTTTTATTGACAAATTATTGCGTAAACCATTTTGGACATGAAGATTATAAAAAATATGCTGAAGCATATATTGGCTTGCCGTTCAGTAAAAAACTACTTATGGCTCCAAGTATTATTTCTAATGGGAAGTATATGTTAAATGAAGATAACACCTCATTTAAAACGCTTAAAGAATTGATTGCATTGAGAAATAAGATTCTTCACAATAAAGAATTTTTACAGGAATTTGATTTCCCTTTATTAAATGATGTCAATCAAAAAGTACCAATAGAATTTCAAATACAGATGGGAGATAATCCTATTGACTCTTTAGACAAACAATTATGCTTAAGGTATGGCGATGCTCTTGGTCAATTTAAAACACTTATCATGATACCTGCGTTGGAAAACAATTTGGAAATAAATGAAATGATAAGAAGTACATAAAACTGCCTCTAACAAGCAGTTGGGCAAAAGCTTGGCATTGCGTTGTAGGAAAGCGAGTTGCAAATAAAAAGTTGCTTTCTTCGTAGAAAAGTTTATCTTTACCCCGCACTTCGCCAAGCCGCCGCACCATTGGCGGTAACTTTGGCGAGCGATAGTGCGCTAAATAACTGATTATATCCTTTATTGTCCCTCGATGAAATTACAGCAATACGCTTGAAGAATTTCCCCAAAAACGTTGAGAACGAAAAATTCAGTTTATTGCCAATTTGTTGAATGGCATATTGATTAATTTCTCAACACTCTCGATATTCTTTGGGCGACATGCCTACACGGCTCTTAAAATATTTACAAAAAAACGATGGATTGGGAAAATTAAGTTCATTGCTTATTTCTTGAATCGAAAGTTCGGTTGATTTCAGCAGAAGTTTAATTTCCACAACCGTACAACTGTCAATCTACTCTTTTGCGGAACGTTTATCCATATCCAATTCTTTCAATATTGCTGAAAGATATTTAGGCGTAATATGAAGTTTATCGGCATAAAATGAAACTTCTCTGATGGTTTTGAAATGTTTCAATACCAAACTGCAAAATCGTTCCATTATCTCCGTCTTACGCGAGCGGGAAGAATGTTCCAGCGATTCGTGTCTTTTTATTTTATCGTAAACGTCCAAGAAAAAATTACGTAGCGTATTCATGATTATTTCTCTGCGAAAAAGATTTTCTTCGTCCCCGTAATACAGTTTCAAAGAACAAAAGCAATGTCGGTAAAATTTATCGAATTCTAATTCGCCATATTCATGCGTGTTATTTTCTTTAATATACCCCACAAAAGCAGGCGGAAAGCGAAACAGAATTTCGCTCATAAATTTGGATGACAATTTTATGTATAAAAAAGAAAAATCGGGACTGACTTTTTGTAAAGAAACAATCTGACCGGGAAATATGATTAATAATTTGTTTTTTACCGCTTTTTGTTGAACCATATCTATTTCAACGTCAGTTTCTCCGCTCATTCCTACCGAAATATACCCAAAATCCGACCGTCGGGGATAATTTCAACGGCGGACTGGTGCTGACATTAGCTTTAATGCTCTTGCTGGGTACTTCAAGCACTATCGAAAACACATTCATATACGGCATAATGCACTACGACAGTTTAAACGCAATTTCGCTTAATTGCTTGGTTTTAGCAGGAATTATAACAGGAAGCATTTTTTCTTGGTACACACTTGCCGTTCGCAAAGTCCGATATAAAACGGTTATCTTTATCGGTTTTATGTGCTTGGTAGCTTATCAGATGCTCTTTTACTTTATCATTGACCCACGCATAAATATCGAAATGCTCTATTCTTTGTCTATATTTAGAGGAATAGGTTATGCCATTCTTTATGTATCATTGGTATTATACACTACTGAAAAAGTACCATTCCCTCACTTTTTTCAGGCGCTTTGCATTATCGGATTTATACGCACAGGGCTTGGTTCGGTTATCAGTTCTTCCTTTTTGAGCAATTGGATGCCGTATCTTATCAAAAAAAACAATATGCTCATGGCCGGCAGTTAGATGCCGTCAATCCGTCAGCAGTATCATTGCCCATACAAACCCTCTACAACGAAGTCAATCGGCAGGCCACGCTTATCAGCTTAAAGTCCCGAAAAATTATTATGATAAACTTTTTATCATAATATGGACACGAATCGGAATGCTTGTTTCGTCCGACATTGCCCCTTCCCAAAACAAAACACCAAACAGAAAGCTCGCCTGAAAGCATAATTACAATGAAAATATTTTTAAATTTCCCCTTATCAAAATATTTCGTTAATTTTATCCGTTCATTAAATCTAAAATAACAGCCTATGAGTTCACATTCAGAAAAAGGACACGCAAAAAATGTTGCAAACTTTGAAACCGAAATTTCATTTTGCACGGCTTACGGAACCGCCTACAATCCGAGCAAACAATCAATCACAATTACTGCATTAAATGAATTGCTTCAGCAATCCCGCACTGCGCTTAACGAAGTTACACGAGAAAAAAACACTTACGATTTGGCAGTAAACGAACGTAAAATTGTGTTTTCGACACTCAAACCAACAGCAACCCGACTTATCAACGCATTAGATGTTACCGATGCGTCCTATGAAACGGTCGCTGATGCCAAAAGCATAAACAAAAAAATACAAGGCGGTCGCACAAGTGCAAAACCAAGCGAAGACGAAGACAAAAAAACAATCTCAACCTCACAGCAAAGCTACGACAGTTTAGTCGAGAATTTCTCTAAACTCCTTGATTTGATTGCCTTAGAGCCGAGTTACGCACCAAACGAAGAAGAATTGCGTATCGACACATTAAATCAGTATGTCGAAAAACTTCGGTCAACAAATTTAATTGTAATCGAGACCTATACCGTGTATAGCAATTCAATGATTTCACGCGACAATGTTATGTACGCCGAAAAATCGGGTATGGTCAATACAGCTTTAGAAGTAAAGAAATATGTCAAATCCGTATTCGGAGCCACTTCGCCCCAATTCAAACAAGTAAGCAAATTAGAGTTTTCTCGCCCGAGATAGAGCATAAAACTCGAAACCGATAACATAAATAAGCCTTGCTTCGCAAGGCTTATTTATGTTATAAGTTACATTCTTCCGTCCGCTTTTGATATTCCATTATCCGCACTTGTAATTTTTCTATCCGATTTTGCAATTTGCCTATCTGCATTTGTAATTTTCCCAAAGGGGATTGTATTTTTTTATCCGAGATTGATATTCTTGCATACGGGTTTAATATTTTAATGTCCGAGTTTGTAATTTTTTTGTCCGAGAATTATATTATTCAATCCGAGAAAGATATTTTCACAACCCTACCAAGTATTTTCCTATCCGAGTTCATAATTGTTTAAAGAAAAATTGTACTTTTACAAATCGGTTTTCTACATATAGAAAACGACAATGAAGAAATAAGCAGTAAAGCAACCGCCAACATGCAGCTTGGCGTAATGTGGGATGTGAGAAACTTTGGTATAAACTTGAATCCAGCCCACAGGAACATTCATATTCTCTCATACTTCGCCAAGCCGTCAACCGTTAACAACAATCCCTCTCACCTTCCAAAAACCATTCTCCCCAAACTCGAAAAATAAATCCCTCTATTTTTCATTTATTACCAATTGTTAAGTGCTTTCGAAAATAGAAGTCCTACCTTTGCAGTCGTTTTTAAAATGGAATGATATGCTAAGAGACAGTCTCGATTTCAAAACATTACCAATTGGTAAACTATTTGCCAAACAATTTTTTCCTGCAATGCTCGGAATGATTTCGACAGCCCTTTTTACCGTTGTCGATGGAATTTTCGTTGGTCGCGGATTGGGAAGCGACGCATTAGCCGCCGTCAATATTGCTGCTCCGCTGTTTATGATTGTTGCTGG includes the following:
- a CDS encoding helix-turn-helix domain-containing protein translates to MEIKLLLKSTELSIQEISNELNFPNPSFFCKYFKSRVGMSPKEYREC